A DNA window from Ralstonia solanacearum K60 contains the following coding sequences:
- the xerC gene encoding site-specific tyrosine recombinase XerC — MPRKGQRLKTRKPSAVKPAGPAKRAVDPLAHLVLTRYMEAHFEALLVAGYSADTVRARRISIRRFIVWCEERGIAQPADVTKIVLERYQRHLFYYRKPNGAPLTLGSQHGALAPLKTWFKWLARENHILYNPASELDLPKLPKHLPRAILSVQEVEAILAEADPDTPYGLRDRAMLELLYSTGIRRMEVAGLALYDVDAMRRLVFVREGKGAKDRVVPIGERALAWLDRYLTEARPQLIVGQQQALFVTDYGEPVSPEFVASHVKRYMEFAGIQKPGATHLLRHAMATHMLEAGADVRVLQALLGHAQLNTTEIYTHVSIEHLRAIHDATHPARLQREDAPADATEALLDALGRDEG, encoded by the coding sequence ATGCCGCGCAAGGGGCAACGCCTCAAGACCCGCAAGCCGTCGGCGGTGAAGCCGGCCGGGCCGGCCAAGCGCGCCGTCGATCCGCTGGCGCACCTGGTGCTCACGCGCTACATGGAAGCGCACTTCGAGGCGCTGCTGGTGGCCGGCTACAGCGCTGACACCGTGCGTGCGCGGCGCATCTCCATCCGCCGCTTCATCGTGTGGTGCGAGGAACGCGGCATCGCCCAGCCGGCCGACGTGACCAAGATCGTGCTGGAGCGCTACCAGCGCCACCTGTTCTATTACCGCAAGCCCAACGGCGCACCGCTGACGCTGGGCAGCCAGCACGGCGCGCTGGCGCCGCTCAAGACCTGGTTCAAGTGGCTCGCGCGCGAGAACCACATCCTGTACAACCCGGCTTCCGAGCTGGACCTGCCCAAGCTCCCCAAGCACCTGCCGCGCGCGATCCTCAGCGTGCAGGAGGTCGAGGCGATCCTGGCCGAAGCCGACCCCGACACGCCCTATGGCCTGCGTGACCGCGCCATGCTGGAGCTGCTCTACAGCACCGGCATCCGCCGCATGGAGGTGGCGGGCCTGGCGCTGTACGACGTGGACGCGATGCGGCGGCTGGTGTTCGTGCGCGAGGGCAAGGGCGCGAAGGATCGCGTGGTGCCGATCGGCGAGCGCGCGCTGGCCTGGCTGGACCGCTACCTGACCGAAGCCCGGCCGCAGTTGATCGTGGGGCAGCAGCAAGCGCTGTTCGTGACCGATTACGGCGAGCCAGTCAGCCCCGAGTTCGTGGCGAGCCACGTCAAGCGCTACATGGAGTTCGCCGGCATCCAGAAGCCGGGCGCCACACACCTGCTGCGCCACGCGATGGCCACGCACATGCTGGAGGCCGGCGCCGACGTGCGCGTGCTGCAAGCCTTGCTGGGCCACGCCCAGCTCAACACCACCGAGATCTACACGCACGTCTCCATCGAGCACCTGCGGGCGATCCACGACGCCACCCACCCGGCCAGGTTGCAGCGCGAAGACGCGCCCGCCGATGCCACCGAGGCGCTGCTGGACGCCCTGGGGCGCGACGAGGGCTGA
- a CDS encoding DUF7706 family protein, translating into MEPTPVALALELPPDEAWALAQFVKRAGYSDFRALAADDAEAWAMQAAAERLRQALAERGCAPR; encoded by the coding sequence ATGGAACCCACGCCTGTTGCGCTCGCCCTGGAGCTACCGCCCGACGAAGCATGGGCCTTGGCGCAGTTCGTGAAACGCGCCGGCTACAGCGACTTCCGTGCGCTGGCCGCCGATGACGCCGAAGCTTGGGCAATGCAGGCCGCCGCCGAGCGGCTGCGCCAGGCGCTGGCCGAACGCGGCTGCGCGCCGCGCTGA
- a CDS encoding DUF2380 domain-containing protein has protein sequence MGGNPISYTDASGLCPWCAIAVLVEIGLISNEIANADFPMVGGNLGNLANRILGRSVARETTQACTTPLLNAPRRMMDHHLMPRQFKDFFAKRGIDIDAHTVTLGDVSHLKGVHGNGVGNMPGKWNQQWADWIERNPNATASDIYRQLGSMMDRYNLSSLPIHPYRQ, from the coding sequence GTGGGTGGCAACCCGATCAGCTACACAGATGCGAGTGGGCTGTGCCCGTGGTGCGCGATTGCGGTGTTGGTCGAGATAGGCCTCATCTCAAATGAGATCGCGAACGCAGATTTCCCGATGGTTGGCGGTAACTTAGGAAATCTGGCTAACCGAATACTGGGGCGCTCGGTTGCCAGAGAAACAACGCAGGCCTGTACGACGCCGCTACTAAATGCACCTCGGCGGATGATGGATCACCATCTGATGCCAAGGCAGTTTAAGGATTTTTTTGCAAAGCGCGGCATTGATATTGATGCACACACGGTGACGCTTGGCGATGTGAGCCACTTGAAGGGAGTCCACGGTAACGGGGTTGGTAACATGCCGGGCAAGTGGAATCAGCAGTGGGCCGATTGGATCGAGAGAAACCCAAATGCCACCGCGAGTGACATCTACCGGCAACTCGGTAGCATGATGGATCGCTACAATCTTAGCAGTCTACCAATCCATCCGTACCGCCAATAG
- a CDS encoding Imm58 family immunity protein: protein MTKAMKTVVAMLVFAMGAVVVLAYLWIDRSISLSYARQSERTANQSVRGLELILEREWRGLPEPEVLQKLNAVAVLGAGAKIVVKKEGSVIWFDEVRFNLDEGRLKSIGDK, encoded by the coding sequence ATGACAAAAGCCATGAAAACAGTGGTTGCAATGCTCGTGTTCGCCATGGGCGCAGTCGTCGTATTGGCATATTTGTGGATCGATAGATCGATCTCACTAAGTTACGCGCGACAGAGCGAACGGACAGCCAACCAATCGGTGCGAGGGCTTGAGCTTATTCTGGAGCGCGAGTGGCGAGGACTTCCAGAACCAGAGGTCCTCCAAAAGCTCAATGCGGTCGCGGTGCTTGGGGCGGGAGCGAAAATTGTGGTTAAGAAGGAAGGGAGCGTCATCTGGTTCGATGAGGTTCGTTTCAATCTCGACGAGGGGCGCTTAAAGAGTATTGGCGACAAGTAA
- a CDS encoding IS4 family transposase has product MERESDGWAQKELEGMNLGDARRNERAKTRLTRLAEKPTASIPHACHGWSETMGAYRFMENPAFGWRDILQPHWQRTQGRMREHAVVLCIQDTTELDFNGQEINGLGQLNYEARRGLYLHPTYAVSADRVGLGVLDAWMWAREPKDADGERGGIKESARWIEGYERVAELGAALPGTRLVYVADREADFTALMQRADALGTPADWLIRSMHNRSLDGGEKLWPKVLKTEAVGEIQFAMAARAGQRARTVKQALYMKLVTLRCGLAVTCVIAKEIDPPAGVKPVEWRLLTNRVPAGRDELVELIDWYRARWEIEMFFNVLKNGCQVEALQLASVDRIERALALFMIVAWRIAHLMRMGRTCSELDAALFFDPDEIHGAYLLMNKRKPKGVSTLNEVLRLVAQLGGFLARKGDGEPGAKTIWEGLQQVMTAAQTLRALRRQAD; this is encoded by the coding sequence ATGGAGCGAGAGTCGGACGGCTGGGCACAGAAGGAACTGGAAGGCATGAATTTGGGAGACGCGAGACGTAACGAACGCGCGAAGACACGGCTGACGAGGCTTGCCGAGAAACCGACGGCGAGCATTCCGCATGCATGCCATGGCTGGTCGGAGACGATGGGTGCCTACCGTTTCATGGAGAACCCGGCGTTCGGGTGGCGGGACATTCTGCAGCCGCACTGGCAGCGCACGCAGGGGCGCATGCGCGAGCATGCGGTGGTGTTGTGCATCCAGGACACGACGGAGCTGGACTTCAACGGCCAGGAGATCAACGGCCTGGGTCAGCTGAACTACGAGGCCCGGCGCGGCCTGTATCTGCATCCGACGTACGCGGTCAGTGCGGACCGGGTGGGGCTGGGCGTGCTGGATGCCTGGATGTGGGCGCGCGAGCCGAAGGATGCCGACGGCGAGCGTGGTGGCATCAAGGAGAGCGCGCGTTGGATCGAAGGCTACGAGCGGGTTGCCGAACTCGGCGCTGCGTTGCCGGGCACACGGCTGGTGTACGTGGCCGATCGCGAAGCGGATTTCACAGCGTTGATGCAGCGCGCCGACGCGCTGGGGACGCCGGCGGATTGGCTGATCCGCTCGATGCACAATCGCAGCCTGGACGGCGGCGAGAAGCTCTGGCCGAAGGTGCTCAAGACCGAGGCGGTGGGCGAAATCCAGTTCGCCATGGCGGCCCGCGCGGGGCAGCGTGCGCGCACGGTGAAACAGGCGCTGTACATGAAGCTGGTGACGTTGCGGTGCGGGCTGGCGGTGACGTGCGTGATCGCCAAGGAAATCGACCCGCCCGCGGGCGTCAAGCCGGTCGAGTGGCGCTTGCTCACCAATCGGGTACCGGCCGGACGCGACGAACTGGTGGAGTTGATCGACTGGTACCGGGCCCGATGGGAAATCGAGATGTTCTTCAACGTGCTCAAGAACGGCTGCCAGGTTGAAGCTTTGCAGTTGGCAAGCGTTGATCGCATCGAGCGGGCGCTGGCGCTGTTCATGATCGTGGCATGGCGCATCGCCCACCTGATGCGCATGGGCCGAACCTGCTCGGAGCTGGATGCGGCGCTGTTCTTCGATCCTGATGAGATTCATGGGGCCTACCTGCTGATGAACAAGCGCAAGCCCAAGGGCGTGTCAACGCTCAACGAGGTGCTGCGTCTGGTGGCGCAACTGGGCGGCTTCCTTGCCCGCAAGGGCGACGGCGAGCCTGGCGCCAAGACCATCTGGGAGGGCTTGCAACAGGTCATGACTGCAGCACAGACACTACGCGCTCTTCGCCGCCAAGCCGATTGA
- a CDS encoding SymE family type I addiction module toxin, giving the protein MTERFTTIQQSRRYQRDWFTPAHLRSESPRLPWIKLAGRWIEQAGFTPGQRVRVVVEHGRMIITAD; this is encoded by the coding sequence GTGACGGAACGCTTCACCACCATCCAGCAATCCCGCCGTTATCAGCGCGATTGGTTCACACCCGCGCATCTGCGCTCGGAGTCGCCCCGCCTTCCGTGGATCAAGTTAGCCGGACGATGGATCGAGCAAGCCGGGTTCACACCCGGTCAACGGGTGCGCGTCGTTGTCGAGCATGGGCGCATGATCATCACCGCCGATTAG
- the cynS gene encoding cyanase, whose product MQREDVTDLIVRQKIKKQLSWVRLAEIIGHSKEWSTAALLGQMTLTEAQARAVGEALDLPDEAIALLQVVPYKGSLPGTVPTDPLIYRFHELVSVYGTTLKALIHEEFGDGIMSAIDFSMDLTREPDPKGDRVRIVMSGKFLPYKTY is encoded by the coding sequence ATGCAACGCGAAGACGTGACCGACCTGATCGTCCGGCAGAAGATCAAGAAACAGCTGAGCTGGGTGCGGCTCGCCGAGATCATCGGCCACAGCAAGGAATGGAGCACCGCCGCGCTGCTCGGCCAGATGACGCTGACCGAAGCCCAGGCCCGGGCGGTGGGCGAGGCACTGGACCTGCCCGACGAGGCCATCGCCCTGTTGCAGGTGGTGCCGTACAAGGGGTCGCTGCCGGGCACCGTGCCGACCGATCCGCTGATCTACCGTTTCCATGAGCTGGTGAGCGTCTATGGCACCACGCTCAAGGCGCTGATCCACGAAGAGTTCGGCGACGGCATCATGAGCGCGATCGATTTCAGCATGGATCTGACGCGCGAGCCTGACCCGAAGGGCGATCGGGTGCGGATTGTGATGAGCGGGAAGTTTCTGCCGTACAAGACGTACTGA
- a CDS encoding carbohydrate porin, translating into MELESRFGAVSKPARRQAAAVKASTGRRGASAIAAAALAFCAASAHAYDITTSPYLLGDWGGLRTRLADQGVTFNLGYGSELAHNFSGGTDHLTRYTDQWVMGTTLDLNKLWGWKGGTFQATVTDRNGRNLGADANIGNNMLIQEVYGRGQTWHLTQFWLNQKLLDDRLEIKAGRVTVGEDFFSFSCDFQNLTFCGSQPGNLVGSYWVNWPTSQWGTRIKYHTSQETYAQIGVYQVNPNYVNDSWASHNGWKLNNPSGTTGALIPLEFGWLPNLGGRPGSYKAGVWYNTSNGKDLYEDVNGNPRGITGLDARSRSGQYGAYLNLQQQVTGTAGGRGATVFLNFSQADRNTAQTDHQISVGVQYKGPFDRLADTVGFAVGATHNNSRFADFVRQNNARTGQNTIVGDGYEYVSELYYSWSPVPSVYFRPNLQYIMHPGGTSQNKNAFVVGLKSGVTF; encoded by the coding sequence ATGGAGCTCGAAAGCCGCTTCGGCGCCGTATCGAAGCCTGCGCGCCGGCAGGCCGCAGCCGTCAAGGCATCCACCGGGCGCCGTGGCGCATCGGCCATCGCCGCCGCGGCGCTGGCGTTCTGCGCAGCCAGTGCCCACGCCTACGACATCACCACCAGCCCCTACCTGCTGGGCGACTGGGGTGGCCTGCGCACCCGCCTGGCCGACCAGGGCGTGACGTTCAATCTCGGCTACGGCAGCGAGCTGGCGCACAACTTCAGCGGCGGCACCGATCACCTGACGCGCTACACCGATCAATGGGTCATGGGCACCACCCTCGACCTCAACAAGCTGTGGGGCTGGAAGGGCGGCACGTTCCAGGCCACCGTCACCGACCGCAACGGCCGCAACCTGGGCGCGGATGCCAACATCGGCAACAACATGCTGATCCAGGAAGTCTACGGACGCGGCCAGACCTGGCACCTGACGCAGTTCTGGCTCAACCAGAAGCTGCTGGACGACCGCCTGGAGATCAAGGCCGGCCGCGTGACCGTGGGCGAAGACTTCTTCTCGTTCTCGTGCGACTTCCAGAACCTGACATTCTGCGGCTCGCAGCCGGGCAACCTGGTCGGCAGCTACTGGGTCAACTGGCCGACCAGCCAGTGGGGCACGCGCATCAAGTACCACACCTCGCAAGAGACCTACGCGCAGATCGGCGTGTACCAGGTCAACCCGAACTATGTGAATGACAGCTGGGCGAGCCACAACGGCTGGAAGCTCAACAACCCGAGCGGCACCACCGGCGCGCTGATCCCGCTGGAATTCGGCTGGCTGCCGAACCTGGGCGGCCGCCCGGGCTCGTACAAGGCGGGCGTCTGGTACAACACGTCCAACGGCAAGGATCTGTACGAGGACGTGAACGGCAATCCGCGCGGCATCACCGGCCTGGACGCGCGCTCGCGCAGCGGCCAATACGGCGCGTACCTCAACCTGCAGCAGCAGGTCACCGGCACGGCCGGCGGACGCGGCGCTACGGTGTTCCTGAACTTCTCGCAGGCCGACCGCAACACCGCGCAGACCGATCACCAGATCTCGGTGGGCGTGCAGTACAAGGGCCCGTTCGACCGTCTGGCCGACACCGTCGGCTTTGCCGTGGGTGCAACGCACAACAACAGCCGCTTTGCCGACTTCGTGCGCCAGAACAACGCCCGCACCGGCCAGAATACGATCGTGGGCGACGGCTACGAATACGTGAGCGAGCTGTATTACAGTTGGTCGCCCGTGCCGTCTGTGTACTTCCGTCCTAATCTGCAGTACATCATGCATCCGGGCGGCACCAGCCAGAACAAGAATGCGTTCGTGGTCGGCCTGAAGTCCGGCGTCACGTTCTGA
- the xylF gene encoding D-xylose ABC transporter substrate-binding protein, with protein sequence MISRVLNTLAAAAALTLAGGLAATPAFASKEAPVIGFSIDDLRVERWTHDRDYFVDAAKKLGATVNVQSANANEAKQIAQIENLIAQNVDVLVIVPFNSKVLGNAIASARKKGIKVVSYDRLILNADVDGYVSFDNEKVGEMQAQGVIKLAPKGNYFLLGGASTDNNARLLRDGQLKVLKPLVDKGDIKIVGQQWTPEWDPSKAQSIVENALTANSNNIQGIVASNDGTAGGAIQALAGQKLAGKVPVSGQDADLAGVRRVAEGTQAMTVYKPIKQIAGTAAEMAVELVKGTAPKFNTKLNNGKKDVDTILLTPTLLTKDNLDVVIKDGFYTHQQIYGK encoded by the coding sequence ATGATTTCCCGCGTACTGAACACCCTGGCCGCCGCCGCGGCGCTGACCCTGGCCGGTGGCCTGGCCGCCACCCCGGCGTTTGCCAGCAAGGAAGCCCCCGTGATCGGCTTCTCGATCGACGACCTGCGCGTCGAGCGCTGGACGCACGACCGCGACTACTTCGTCGACGCCGCCAAGAAGCTGGGCGCCACCGTCAACGTGCAGTCGGCCAACGCCAACGAAGCCAAGCAGATCGCCCAGATCGAAAACCTGATCGCGCAGAACGTCGATGTGCTGGTGATCGTGCCGTTCAACTCCAAGGTGCTGGGCAACGCCATCGCCAGCGCCAGGAAGAAGGGCATCAAGGTGGTGTCGTACGACCGCCTGATCCTCAACGCCGACGTGGACGGCTACGTCTCGTTCGACAACGAGAAGGTGGGCGAGATGCAGGCCCAGGGCGTGATCAAGCTGGCGCCCAAGGGCAACTACTTCCTGCTGGGCGGCGCCTCCACCGACAACAACGCGCGCCTGCTGCGCGACGGCCAATTGAAGGTGCTCAAGCCGCTGGTCGACAAGGGCGACATCAAGATCGTCGGCCAGCAGTGGACGCCGGAGTGGGATCCGTCCAAGGCGCAGAGCATCGTCGAGAACGCGCTGACCGCCAACAGCAACAACATCCAGGGCATCGTCGCCTCCAACGACGGCACCGCCGGCGGCGCGATCCAGGCGCTGGCCGGGCAGAAGCTGGCGGGCAAGGTGCCGGTATCGGGCCAGGACGCCGACCTGGCCGGCGTGCGCCGCGTGGCCGAAGGCACGCAGGCCATGACGGTCTACAAGCCGATCAAGCAGATCGCCGGCACCGCGGCCGAGATGGCCGTGGAACTGGTCAAGGGGACGGCGCCCAAGTTCAACACCAAGCTGAACAACGGCAAGAAGGACGTCGACACCATCCTGCTGACGCCGACCCTGCTGACCAAGGACAACCTGGACGTGGTCATCAAGGACGGCTTCTACACGCACCAGCAGATCTACGGCAAGTAA
- a CDS encoding xylose ABC transporter ATP-binding protein has product MDNGTLFEMRDIVKAFSGVRALDGVSLAVKPGECVGLCGENGAGKSTLMKVLSGVYPYGTYEGEIEWDGKPLRAHSVRDSERAGIVIIHQELMLVQQLSVAENIFLGNEITKPGGRMDYDAMHRRAEELLARLRLTDVNVAAPAMNYGSGHQQLFEIAKALAKNARLLILDEPTSSLSAKEIEVLLSIIEDLKRSGVACVYISHKLDEVKRVCDTITVIRDGRHIGTRPAAELDINGIITMMVGREMTSLFPKVEHTVGDVVLEARNVTCWDVTNPNRKRVDDVSFSVRRGEILGVAGLVGAGRTEMVSALFGAYPGRSTAQVLVEGKPVKVGSPAQAIAHGICLVPEDRKRHGIVPLMGVGENITLATLAQYARGLRVDKGAELATVDREIKRLRIKTASPALSIASLSGGNQQKAVLTKMVLALPKVLILDEPTRGVDVGSKYDIYKMIADLAASGVAIIMVSSELPEILGMSDRVLVIGEGELRGDFANQGLTQERILAAAIQAEPRLRAA; this is encoded by the coding sequence ATGGACAACGGCACCCTGTTCGAGATGCGCGACATCGTCAAGGCGTTCTCCGGCGTGCGCGCGCTCGACGGCGTCAGCCTGGCGGTCAAGCCGGGCGAGTGCGTCGGCCTGTGCGGCGAGAACGGCGCCGGCAAATCGACCCTGATGAAGGTGCTGTCCGGGGTCTACCCCTACGGCACCTACGAAGGCGAGATCGAGTGGGACGGCAAGCCGCTGCGCGCGCATTCGGTGCGCGACAGCGAGCGCGCGGGCATCGTCATCATCCACCAGGAACTGATGCTGGTGCAGCAGCTCTCGGTGGCGGAGAACATCTTCCTCGGCAACGAGATCACCAAGCCGGGCGGTCGCATGGACTACGACGCCATGCACCGCCGGGCCGAAGAGCTGCTCGCCCGCCTGCGCCTGACCGACGTCAACGTGGCCGCGCCCGCGATGAACTACGGCAGCGGCCACCAGCAGCTGTTCGAGATCGCCAAGGCGCTGGCCAAGAACGCACGCCTGCTGATCCTCGACGAGCCGACCTCGTCGCTGTCGGCCAAGGAGATCGAGGTGCTGCTGTCCATCATCGAGGACCTGAAGCGCAGCGGCGTGGCGTGCGTCTACATCTCGCACAAGCTCGATGAAGTCAAGCGTGTGTGCGACACCATCACCGTCATCCGCGACGGCCGGCACATCGGCACGCGCCCGGCCGCCGAGCTGGACATCAACGGCATCATCACGATGATGGTGGGCCGCGAGATGACCTCGCTGTTCCCCAAAGTCGAGCACACCGTGGGCGACGTGGTGCTGGAAGCGCGCAACGTCACCTGTTGGGACGTCACCAACCCCAACCGCAAGCGCGTCGACGACGTGAGCTTCTCGGTGCGCCGCGGCGAGATCCTCGGCGTGGCCGGACTGGTGGGCGCGGGGCGCACGGAAATGGTGTCCGCGCTGTTCGGGGCCTACCCGGGGCGCTCCACGGCGCAGGTGCTGGTCGAAGGCAAGCCCGTCAAGGTGGGCTCCCCCGCCCAGGCCATCGCGCACGGCATCTGCCTGGTGCCCGAAGACCGCAAGCGCCACGGCATCGTGCCGCTGATGGGCGTGGGCGAGAACATCACGCTGGCCACGCTCGCGCAGTATGCGCGCGGCCTGCGCGTCGACAAGGGCGCCGAGCTGGCCACCGTCGACCGCGAAATCAAGCGCCTGCGCATCAAGACCGCCAGCCCCGCGCTGTCGATCGCCAGCCTGTCGGGCGGCAATCAGCAGAAGGCGGTGCTGACCAAGATGGTGCTGGCGCTGCCAAAGGTGCTGATCCTCGACGAACCCACGCGCGGCGTGGACGTCGGCTCCAAGTACGACATCTACAAGATGATCGCCGACCTGGCCGCCAGCGGCGTGGCGATCATCATGGTCTCTTCCGAACTGCCGGAGATCCTGGGCATGAGCGATCGTGTCCTGGTGATCGGCGAAGGCGAGTTGCGCGGCGACTTCGCCAACCAGGGCCTGACCCAGGAGCGCATCCTGGCTGCCGCCATCCAAGCTGAACCGCGGCTTCGCGCTGCCTGA
- a CDS encoding sugar ABC transporter permease: MSNLLHTELARHGGSGPRLDGRTLQQLFVRYKVLALLLAVALIWIFFWSQTNGTFLKPNSISNLFLQMSVTGMLACGMVFVIIAGEIDLSVGSLLGLLGGLVAILTVNHGWNTWVSVAVVLAVGAAIGAVNGFITTKLRVPSFIVGLGGMLAFRGLLQWSTDSVTIAPVPDDLVNIAQSFVPAWLAWSMATAIVALSVVLTLRRRGERARLSLSLPPMWADALKLLAIAAAAFGFVAVLNQANGVPLPVLILLVMLAVFSYVATQTVFGRHVYAVGGNMEATRLSGVNVARVKLLVFVLMGLMCAFAGIITTARSAAGSPSAGVGGELDAISACFIGGTSMRGGSGTVYGALIGALVMASLDNGMQQMNVDASWQMIVKGVVLVLAVWIDVLSGSNRG; the protein is encoded by the coding sequence ATGTCGAACCTCCTGCATACCGAACTCGCCCGCCACGGCGGCAGCGGCCCGCGCCTCGATGGCCGCACCCTCCAGCAGCTCTTCGTGCGCTACAAGGTGCTGGCGCTGCTGCTGGCCGTGGCGCTGATCTGGATCTTCTTCTGGAGCCAGACCAACGGCACCTTCCTCAAGCCCAACAGCATCTCCAACCTGTTCCTGCAGATGTCCGTCACGGGCATGCTGGCGTGCGGCATGGTGTTCGTCATCATCGCCGGGGAGATCGACCTGTCGGTCGGCTCGCTGCTCGGCCTGCTGGGCGGGCTGGTCGCCATCCTGACGGTCAACCATGGCTGGAACACGTGGGTGTCGGTGGCCGTGGTGCTGGCGGTGGGCGCGGCCATCGGCGCGGTCAACGGCTTCATCACCACCAAGCTGCGCGTGCCGTCGTTCATCGTCGGCCTGGGCGGCATGCTGGCCTTCCGCGGCCTGCTGCAATGGAGCACCGACAGCGTGACCATCGCGCCGGTGCCCGACGATCTCGTCAACATCGCGCAGAGCTTCGTGCCGGCGTGGCTTGCGTGGAGCATGGCCACCGCCATCGTCGCGCTGTCGGTGGTGCTGACGCTGCGCCGGCGCGGCGAGCGCGCGCGCCTGTCGCTGTCGCTGCCGCCGATGTGGGCCGATGCGCTCAAGCTGCTGGCCATCGCGGCCGCCGCGTTCGGCTTCGTCGCGGTGCTCAACCAGGCCAACGGCGTGCCGCTGCCGGTGCTGATCCTGCTGGTGATGCTGGCCGTGTTCTCCTACGTCGCCACGCAGACCGTGTTCGGCCGCCACGTCTACGCGGTGGGCGGCAACATGGAAGCGACGCGCCTGTCGGGCGTGAACGTGGCGCGCGTCAAGCTGCTGGTGTTCGTGCTGATGGGGCTGATGTGTGCCTTCGCCGGCATCATCACAACGGCGCGCTCGGCGGCGGGCTCGCCCTCGGCGGGCGTGGGCGGCGAGCTCGATGCCATCTCCGCCTGCTTCATCGGCGGCACCTCGATGCGCGGCGGCTCGGGCACGGTCTACGGCGCGCTGATCGGCGCGCTGGTGATGGCCAGCCTCGACAACGGCATGCAGCAGATGAACGTCGATGCCTCGTGGCAGATGATCGTCAAGGGCGTCGTGCTGGTGCTGGCGGTGTGGATCGACGTGCTGTCCGGCTCCAACCGCGGCTGA
- a CDS encoding NAD-dependent epimerase/dehydratase family protein has product MAAFHPPARILVTGVAGNLGRKVVEALAGTPWCTSIIGVDWVEQSVQFSPQAAQRLRWVVADLTQADGAWTALLDEVDAVIHLAAVHSTPDATWEQALASYGMTLNVLQAAATRGVRRFVFASSNHAMGAYKDQPLAGTIGPGKLVAELDPAPGTRWHNGIETVHSLAYGTSKAMGERLCKAVAAVSGGRLSIVSLRIGWALPDDNDPNDINHSGTADTPVPGSVPDEASRVALRWFRNMWLSNDDLRRLFIAAVTADPARWPAPAIVVNGVSNNSGMDWGLETGRSLIGYDPRDDLYARLTQPA; this is encoded by the coding sequence GTGGCTGCTTTCCATCCCCCCGCTCGCATTCTCGTCACCGGCGTGGCCGGCAACCTGGGCCGCAAGGTCGTCGAGGCCCTGGCCGGCACGCCGTGGTGCACCTCGATCATCGGCGTCGACTGGGTCGAGCAGTCGGTGCAGTTCTCGCCGCAGGCCGCGCAGCGCCTGCGCTGGGTCGTCGCCGACCTCACGCAGGCAGATGGCGCGTGGACCGCGCTGCTCGACGAGGTGGACGCCGTCATCCACCTGGCCGCCGTCCACTCCACGCCCGATGCGACGTGGGAACAGGCGCTCGCGTCCTACGGCATGACACTCAACGTGCTGCAGGCCGCCGCCACGCGCGGCGTGCGCCGCTTCGTGTTCGCCTCGTCCAACCATGCGATGGGCGCCTACAAGGACCAGCCGCTCGCCGGCACCATCGGCCCCGGCAAGCTCGTCGCCGAGCTGGACCCGGCACCGGGCACGCGCTGGCACAACGGCATCGAAACGGTCCACTCGCTGGCCTACGGCACCTCGAAGGCGATGGGCGAGCGGCTGTGCAAGGCCGTCGCGGCCGTGTCGGGCGGCCGGCTGTCCATCGTGTCGCTGCGCATCGGCTGGGCGCTGCCGGACGACAACGACCCCAACGACATCAACCATTCCGGCACCGCCGACACGCCGGTGCCCGGTTCGGTGCCCGACGAGGCCAGCCGCGTCGCGCTGCGCTGGTTCCGCAACATGTGGCTGTCCAACGATGACCTGCGCCGGCTGTTCATCGCGGCGGTCACGGCCGACCCGGCGCGCTGGCCCGCGCCCGCCATCGTGGTCAACGGCGTGTCGAACAACAGCGGCATGGATTGGGGCCTGGAAACCGGCCGCAGCCTGATCGGCTACGACCCGCGGGACGATCTGTACGCGCGGCTGACGCAGCCGGCATGA